CAAATTTCTATGGAAGCCACAGCGGTTGAAACAACGCCAAAACCACGTCCACCTATTTCTATAGTGGTGCATGGAGGAGCCGGCTCACTACAGCGCGGCAAAATATCCGACTCGCTTGACCATGCCTACCGTGCCCATTTAAAAAAAGCTGCCGAAATTGGATATGCCTATTTAGAGCGCGGCGCCCCCAGCGAGTATGCCGTTGAAATGGCTATTAGTTATTTAGAAGACTGTCCTTTATTTAACGCCGGATGCGGGGCAGTATTAACCTACGAAGGCGGTATTACCCTCGATGCCTCTATTATGAGTGGCAAAACCGGAAAGGCGGGTGCAGTGGCAGGCGTAAAACACATTAAAAACCCTATACAAGTGGCACGGCAAGTTATGAACTCGTCGCCACATGTTTTGCTGATTGGCGAAGGTGCCGAACGTTTTGCTACCGAAAATGGCTTTACCTTAGTTGATACCTCGTACTTTTTTACCGAAGAACAAGTGAGTGCCTGGAAAAAATCGCATAGCGGCGGTAGCGGCGGCAGCAAAAACACACCAAATAAACTTCCGAGCGATTCAAATAATTGGCCGCCCATAAACCCAGATGGTAAATTTGGCACTGTTGGAGCTGTTGCCTTAGATTATGAAGGTAA
The sequence above is drawn from the Sphingobacteriales bacterium genome and encodes:
- a CDS encoding isoaspartyl peptidase/L-asparaginase, translating into MLNFRFPILLFILSFATCKPKQNILQTDTPNTQISMEATAVETTPKPRPPISIVVHGGAGSLQRGKISDSLDHAYRAHLKKAAEIGYAYLERGAPSEYAVEMAISYLEDCPLFNAGCGAVLTYEGGITLDASIMSGKTGKAGAVAGVKHIKNPIQVARQVMNSSPHVLLIGEGAERFATENGFTLVDTSYFFTEEQVSAWKKSHSGGSGGSKNTPNKLPSDSNNWPPINPDGKFGTVGAVALDYEGNLAAGTSTGGMMNKRWGRVGDSPIIGAGTYASNEVVAVSCTGHGEYFIRNAAAFDVAARMAYGKSPVDEAARTVIFDVLEPKGGLGGIIAIDAEGNISMPFSTESMCRAYKTKDKPVYVAIYKDE